The Pogona vitticeps strain Pit_001003342236 chromosome 3, PviZW2.1, whole genome shotgun sequence genome includes a window with the following:
- the IGSF10 gene encoding immunoglobulin superfamily member 10 isoform X2 — translation MLHSNQIHTIQDRTFSDLHSLQVLKMSYNKVKVIQADTFHGLVGLVRLHMDHNQIEFVNPKAFYGLTSLKLLHLEGNVLKQLHPDTFVTLRYLQIFKTSSIKHIYLSDNLLTSLPQDIFTYMTEVESVYLHGNSWICDCALKWFAEWAEQHPDIVKCKKDRGFPGALQCPLCANLKTSKEKTLAKMPLSYFECVKPTIDTTLKIKNITVPDDGDFTSISSKDFMAPIGSMVLNMTDQAGNMANLACNVQSPTKMSPVTLKKMVNTTVLAISFSTFLVCGVDYEHIQPSWSILALYSDSPLKLKRDNLLTKVPYISYKYKQTDSENEELFTGIEATLRAEPPWLMQGQVSLQLDRTVTTLNTLQIQYLLDAQITLPVAAPKPARWNWVMILQGNNTRTEYTVLVGRSVELDCQALGDPAPVIEWVLADGSKIRAPYISEDGRMMIAKSGKLLLHTADTFDTGVYHCIATNYDDADVLTFRIIVTDPYLEQHHLNGPQLSVFPGETLYLPCQSRGAPEASVSWILPEHVVLYHSSKNKLLFQNGTLKIQETSDRDNGYFKCVAANQYGVDFLVYQVLVKTSSNVSQKLDIQVEDEAAEGSGHEEYNVTTKPPDSSTTIQTKVISQAFREVSALSPPILSKQKGNYKEIYIHNRDKISKRFRGRKRQFGSSKRRIDPLHWAELLEKTKNTTLLRKQENATVKPMVKVILSSKHSGKEEETSGDDIFSEEEFMLLATKRPAMYRLREASGNVVTAKLGSISSNYSSLATADMVRETVTPAANLIVTSFERLKNKKLYLDVEYDTESMDVQPYQRLPTPPTHVDSATSSAKLIERKAKTLNAVQKWILPKESNLHVKATPTTAINITKNSHSIISHKNTDKPVLFGEAPDRISRKSNHQVSVVTVSIPDDLLRNITHNAHKMTTPKLPAGSTTVSHQQIMTVRGAAIYTPPSRRYGKRRKFSGRRRIVRPDRIFNMAGRKFPFRKSGFAQESTRLPPLKVSTLTSSNKYLEQITSQVPVSPSSNTHNPESTTVNEVLALSRNKLDTAEEHITSTMVSFYPENSQVVSHTQVETSTLLQSAIDTNPPLRIKHPVLTIASPKNGTEATTVTVSPLAIKSSFPRFEMSTSSSTSGSNHVQKELQGKHHSLQTSEESTTVVSVIPPQTTAPMYRTSPVHDGGVSSSENQTDDIMNIIKPVSDKMVTIKHNLTLPLSITKSPSFTYVFNFTAALEKGADTTSIMPVLIPITSAHVSKSKVFGSSRRRSQRKRPSKKLTPSERNVTINKGIGTLLRETVTFSTLETPKQVIVPTGTLFSRLTSVDGFTATLQPPIIHTTHIIGKNKFTTTAQVLARNITAENTVTTKLSVDDLASEKPMLEIPFMASFLNTINTTTALTLMSTKPTEVTTVADQESFQNVGGKTSQEKQMTKATVKTELKIQTPVNEEYHTSQQSKLSISQSVASPHSTITQTTPSPRWRKTSGQKPFSKTTESGKTFRVNVLTILKPPLNSTQYTPSWRTNNYVKNWSEKTRDQEVTTSNLIALHSFYQTRFTKPRIIGGKLAAFTVLANSDAFIPCEVSGNPQPTIQWTKISQGVDAPKLKKENKLEVFPNGTLFIQNTSIQDRGQYLCMATNQYGSDKLLVTLSVVTYPPRILGRKSKIVIVHSGKPVTMKCVAEGRPIPTISWILANKTYVSESSVGNEAVSVQRDGTLVIKKASVFDRGIYTCIAKNPAGSDTTIIRLQVIAAPPIIMEEKKQHVLENMGGNLKLPCTAKGNPHPSVHWVLFDGTEVKPLQYINGKLLLFPNGTLYVRNLTPSDSGNYECIATSSTGSERRVVTLQVEHTDTIPRIAVASQRLTQLNFGDRLLLNCSATGTPKPKIIWRLPSRAVVDQWHRMGSRIHVYPNGSLTVEALTEKDAGDYICVARNKMGDDLVLMKVSVTMKPAKIDQKLYFKKSVPYGKDFKVDCKASGSPEPEISWSLPDGTVINNVMQADDSGHRSRRYTLFDNGTLYFNKVGIAEEGDYTCYAQNTLGKDEMKVHITIVAAAPRIKQNSKAYAKIKAGETAHFDCNALGEPKPKIFWLLPSNDMITASTQRYILHGNGSLSVSKVRLIDAGEYICVARNSGGDDTKLYKLDVVSKPPLINGIYSNKTLIKMTAIKYSRKQIDCRAEGTPIPQTMWIMPDNIFLTAPYYGSRITVYKNGTLEIRNVRSSDSAEFICVARNDGGESILVVQLEVLEMLRRPVFRNPFNEKVIAKPGRTIFLNCSVDGNPPPEIIWILPNGTRITSGLQTLKYSLGSNGTLVINFPSKADAGKYRCAAKNKVGYIEKLIVLEIGQKPTIFIHPREVIKTIIGESLSLHCLAGGIPKPNIIWTVPSGFVLNQPQINGKYILLENGTLVIKEATINDRGSYTCKAHNYVGDSTVVAFVIIVAHPPRITNRQPQNIHTKAGAAVQLHCMALGIPNPEITWELPDHSLLSTGSKGQPSGSKRLHPLGTLTIQNPKSSDSGTYKCMAKNQLGSDSTVTYLQVI, via the exons ATGTTACACAGTAATCAGATACATACTATTCAAGATAGGACATTCTCTGATTTGCATTCATTACAG GTCTTAAAGATGAGCTATAACAAAGTTAAAGTTATTCAAGCAGATACATTCCATGGTCTTGTGGGGTTGGTACGACTGCATATGGATCACAATCAGATTGAATTTGTAAACCCCAAAGCTTTCTATGGTCTTACATCTCTAAAGCTGCTTCATCTGGAAGGGAATGTACTTAAACAACTTCACCCAGATACATTTGTCACTTTGCGCTACCTCCAAATATTTAAGACATCCTCCATCAAGCATATCTACTTGTCTGATAATTTGCTTACTTCTCTGCCACAAGATATCTTCACGTATATGACTGAGGTTGAAAGCGTCTACCTTCATGGGAACTCCTGGATTTGTGATTGTGCACTGAAATGGTTTGCTGAGTGGGCAGAACAGCACCCAG aTATTGTAAAGTGCAAAAAAGACAGAGGTTTTCCCGGTGCTCTGCAGTGTCCTTTGTGTGCCAACCTCAAGACCTCTAAAGAAAAAACATTAGCTAAAATGCCACTTTCATATTTTGAGTGTGTTAAACCAACTATAGATACCACCTTGAAAATTAAGAATATCACTGTGCCTGATGATGGAGACTTCACTTCAATTTCCTCCAAAGATTTTATGGCTCCTATAGGATCCATGGTATTAAACATGACCGACCAGGCAGGGAATATGGCAAACCTGGCTTGCAATGTACAATCCCCTACAAAAATGTCTCCAGTCACACTTAAAAAGATGGTTAACACCACAGTACTTGCAATATCATTTTCAACATTTCTTGTGTGTGGTGTTGACTACGAGCATATTCAGCCATCATGGAGCATATTGGCTCTCTACAGCGATTCTCCATTAAAACTGAAAAGGGATAACTTATTGACAAAAGTACCTTATATCAGTTACAAATACAAACAGACAGATTCTGAAAATGAAGAGCTTTTCACTGGCATAGAGGCTACACTGAGAGCTGAGCCTCCTTGGCTGATGCAAGGACAAGTATCATTGCAGTTGGACAGGACAGTAACCACGCTGAACACTCTACAGATCCAGTATTTATTAGATGCTCAAATCACTCTTCCAGTTGCTGCCCCCAAACCAGCAAGATGGAACTGGGTCATGATCTTACAGGGAAATAACACAAGAACTGAGTATACTGTTTTAGTAGGCAGATCTGTGGAACTGGACTGTCAAGCACTTGGAGACCCAGCCCCTGTAATTGAGTGGGTATTAGCAGATGGAAGCAAGATTAGAGCTCCATACATTAGTGAAGATGGAAGAATGATGATAGCAAAATCTGGAAAACTCCTATTACATACTGCAGATACTTTTGACACTGGTGTTTATCACTGTATTGCAACAAATTATGATGATGCTGATGTCCTGACTTTTAGGATTATTGTGACAGACCCTTACTTGGAACAACATCATTTAAATGGACCCCAGCTCTCAGTTTTTCCTGGTGAAACACTCTATCTTCCATGCCAGTCCAGAGGCGCCCCTGAAGCTTCAGTTAGTTGGATCTTACCTGAACATGTGGTTCTTTATCATTCTTCCAAAAACAAACTTCTTTTTCAGAATGgtacattaaaaatacaagagACATCTGATCGGGATAATGGTTACTTCAAGTGTGTAGCAGCCAATCAATATGGTGTAGATTTTTTGGTTTATCAAGTACTGGTTAAGACGAGTTCAAATGTGTCACAGAAATTAGATATCCAAGTAGAAGATGAGGCAGCTGAAGGGTCTGGCCATGAAGAGTATAATGTTACTACAAAACCTCCAGATTCTTCCACTACCATTCAAACCAAAGTTATCAGTCAAGCATTCAGAGAAGTTTCAGCTTTAAGTCCTCCCATCTTAAGCAAACAAAAAGGCAATTATAAAGAGATTTACATACACAACAGGGACAAAATAAGTAAAAGGTTTAGAGGACGCAAGAGACAATTTGGTTCCTCCAAAAGGAGAATTGATCCATTGCACTGGGCAGAACTTTTGGAAAAGACGAAGAACACTACTTTgctaagaaaacaagaaaacgcCACAGTAAAACCAATGGTAAAAGTGATTCTATCTTCAAAACAttctggaaaggaggaggagacatcTGGAGATGATATATTTTCAGAGGAGGAATTTATGCTACTAGCAACTAAAAGACCTGCAATGTACAGGCTAAGAGAAGCATCAGGAAATGTAGTAACAGCAAAACTTGGAAGCATATCAAGTAATTACAGCTCTCTGGCAACAGCTGATATGGTTAGAGAAACAGTAACTCCAGCAGCTAACCTAATAGTTACATCTTTTGAGAGACTCAAGAACAAGAAATTATATTTGGATGTTGAATATGATACTGAAAGTATGGATGTCCAACCATATCAGAGGTTACCAACACCACCTACCCATGTGGACTCTGCAACATCATCAGCTAAACTAatagagagaaaagcaaaaacattAAATGCCGTTCAGAAATGGATACTACCTAAAGAAAGCAATTTACATGTAAAAGCCACACCAACAACTGCTATAAACATTACTAAAAATAGTCACTCTATAATTTCCCACAAAAATACcgataaacctgttttatttggaGAGGCACCTGATAGGATATCAAGGAAATCAAATCATCAAGTTTCTGTAGTGACTGTCAGCATACCTGATGATCTACTTAGAAACATCACTCACAACGCACACAAAATGACGACACCCAAACTACCTGCAGGCTCAACAACTGTCAGTCATCAGCAGATTATGACAGTTAGGGGTGCTGCAATTTATACACCACCTTCTAGGCGGTATGGTAAACGCAGAAAATTCTCTGGTAGAAGACGAATCGTTAGACCTGACCGTATTTTCAACATGGCAGGCCGTAAATTCCCTTTTCGTAAATCAGGATTTGCTCAAGAAAGCACCAGACTTCCTCCATTAAAAGTGAGCACCTTAACTTCTTCTAACAAATATCTTGAACAAATTACCTCTCAAGTACCTGTTTCCCCTTCATCCAACACTCATAATCCAGAATCAACAACTGTTAATGAAGTCTTGGCATTGTCAAGGAACAAGCTAGATACAGCTGAAGAACATATAACTTCCACAATGGTTTCATTCTATCCTGAAAACTCCCAAGTTGTATCACATACACAAGTAGAGACTAGTACATTATTGCAATCAGCTATTGACACAAACCCACCACTTAGGATCAAGCATCCAGTTCTGACAATTGCAAGCCCTAAAAATGGCACGGAAGCTACCACAGTTACTGTGTCACCATTGGCTATTAAATCAAGCTTTCCTCGTTTTGAAATGAGCACATCTTCCAGTACTTCAGGAAGCAACCATGTTCAAAAGGAACTGCAGGGAAAGCATCACAGTTTACAAACAAGTGAAGAATCCACGACCGTGGTGTCTGTTATTCCTCCTCAAACAACAGCACCAATGTACAGAACTTCACCAGTACATGATGGTGGTGTTTCATCTAGTGAAAACCAAACTGATGATATCATGAACATAATTAAACCTGTCAGTGATAAGATGGTGACAATAAAACATAATCTCACATTACCACTCAGCATAACAAAATCACCATCTTTCACCTATGTATTTAATTTTACAGCTGCTCTGGAAAAAGGAGCTGATACTACTAGCATCATGCCAGTTCTAATTCCAATTACTAGTGCTCATGTTTCCAAATCCAAAGTGTTTGGATCAAGCAGAAGGAGAAGTCAACGGAAAAGACCCTCTAAGAAGTTAACACCTTCTGAAAGAAATGTTACCATCAATAAAGGAATAGGCACCCTGTTGAGAGAAACAGTGACTTTTTCTACTTTAGAAACACCTAAACAAGTAATTGTGCCTACTGGTACCTTGTTTTCAAGGCTGACCAGTGTGGATGGATTTACAGCTACACTACAGCCACCAATTATTCACACAACACATATTATTGGAAAGAATAAATTCACAACTACTGCTCAGGTATTGGCAAGGAATATCACAGCTGAAAATACTGTCACTACTAAGCTATCAGTGGATGATTTGGCTTCTGAAAAACCTATGCTTGAGATTCCATTTATGGCATCATTCCTGAATACAATAAACACAACCACAGCATTGACGCTAATGTCTACCAAACCAACAGAAGTTACTACAGTAGCGGATCAGGAATCATTTCAAAATGTAGGAGGGAAAACTAGTCAAGAAAAGCAAATGACAAAGGCTACTGTTAAAACTGAGTTAAAAATTCAAACTCCTGTTAATGAAGAATACCACACTTCACAACAGTCTAAACTATCAATATCCCAAAGTGTGGCATCGCCACATTCCACCATCACACAAACCACTCCGTCTCCCAGGTGGAGGAAGACATCTGGGCAAAAACCTTTTTCTAAAACCACAGAAAGCGGGAAAACCTTCAGGGTCAATGTATTGACCATACTGAAACCTCCACTGAACTCCACTCAGTATACTCCTTCGTGGAGAACGAACAATTATGTCAAAAATTGGTCAGAGAAAACAAGAGATCAGGAAGTTACTACCAGTAATCTGATAGCCTTACATTCATTCTACCAAACTAGATTCACAAAACCCAGGATAATTGGAGGAAAACTTGCAGCATTTACTGTTCTGGCTAATTCAGATGCTTTCATCCCTTGTGAAGTCAGTGGTAATCCTCAGCCAACAATACAGTGGACCAAGATATCACAAG GGGTTGATGCACCAAAACTcaaaaaggagaacaaacttgAAGTTTTTCCCAATGGTACTCTTTTCATCCAGAACACCAGTATCCAAGATCGTGGGCAGTATCTATGCATGGCCACAAATCAGTATGGCTCTGACAAACTTCTTGTCACACTCTCTGTGGTGACCTATCCACCTAGAATCTTGGGAAGAAAATCCAAGATTGTTATTGTTCACTCAGGCAAGCCAGTGACCATGAAGTGTGTAGCAGAGGGGCGTCCCATTCCTACAATATCCTGGATCCTTGCAAACAAAACATATGTCTCAGAATCTTCTGTGGGAAATGAGGCAGTCTCTGTGCAAAGAGATGGTACACTGGTGATCAAGAAAGCCAGTGTTTTTGACAGAGGGATTTACACATGCATAGCAAAAAATCCAGCTGGTTCAGATACAACAATAATAAGGTTGCAGGTCATAGCTGCACCACCCATCATAATGGAAGAGAAGAAACAGCATGTGCTGGAGAATATGGGGGGAAATCTGAAGCTCCCCTGCACTGCCAAAGGAAACCCCCATCCAAGCGTGCATTGGGTCCTCTTTGATGGAACTGAAGTCAAGCCTTTACAGTATATTAATGGGAAGCTTCTTCTCTTTCCTAATGGAACCCTTTACGTCAGGAATCTCACTCCTTCCGATAGTGGGAATTATGAATGTATAGCCACCAGCTCCACTGGCTCAGAAAGGAGAGTAGTAACCCTCCAGGTAGAACATACagatacaattcccagaattgcAGTTGCCTCTCAAAGGTTGACTCAGCTGAATTTTGGAGACAGATTGCTTCTGAATTGCTCAGCTACAGGAACACCAAAGCCCAAAATAATCTGGAGGCTACCTTCCAGAGCTGTTGTTGACCAGTGGCACAG AATGGGGAGTCGAATCCATGTGTATCCCAATGGTTCCTTGACTGTCGAGGCACTCACAGAGAAAGATGCAGGTGACTACATATGTGTGGCAAGAAACAAAATGGGAGATGATTTGGTCCTTATGAAAGTCAGTGTGACAATGAAACCTGCAAAAATTGATCAAAAGCTGTATTTTAAGAAATCAGTACCTTATGGGAAAGACTTCAAAGTGGATTGCAAAGCTTCTGGGTCACCTGAACCAGAAATATCATGGAGTTTGCCAGACGGTACAGTGATCAACAATGTGATGCAAGCAGATGACAGTGGACACAGGTCTCGGAGATATACTCTCTTTGACAATGGCACTCTATATTTCAACAAGGTTGGAATAGCGGAAGAAGGGGACTATACATGTTATGCTCAAAACACACTTGGGAAAGATGAGATGAAAGTGCACATAACAATAGTAGCAGCTGCACCTCGTATCAAGCAGAATTCTAAGGCATATgcaaagataaaagcaggagaAACTGCACACTTTGACTGCAATGCCTTAGGGGAACCTAagcccaaaatattttggttGCTGCCTTCCAACGACATGATAACAGCTTCAACTCAAAGATATATCCTTCATGGTAATGGGTCTCTCTCTGTCAGCAAGGTAAGACTGATAGATGCTGGAGAATACATTTGTGTTGCACGCAACTCTGGTggagatgacacaaaactttatAAATTAGACGTGGTCTCTAAACCACCTCTCATCAATGGGATATATTCCAACAAGACACTCATTAAAATGACAGCCATAAAGTACTCAAGGAAGCAAAtagactgcagagctgaagggACACCTATACCCCAAACCATGTGGATTATGCCTGATAACATTTTCCTAACAGCGCCATATTATGGGAGCAGAATAACAGTGTACAAAAATGGGACTCTTGAAATCCGTAATGTAAGATCTTCAGATTCAGCAGAGTTTATATGTGTGGCACGTAATGATGGGGGAGAAAGCATACTGGTTGTCCAGCTAGAGGTGTTAGAGATGCTAAGACGCCCAGTGTTCAGAAATCCATTTAATGAGAAAGTAATAGCAAAGCCTGGAAGAACCATCTTCTTGAATTGCTCTGTAGATGGAAacccacctcctgagataatctGGATCTTACCAAATGGTACACGCATCACCAGTGGACTCCAAACATTGAAGTACTCCTTGGGAAGCAATGGGACTCTTGTAATCAATTTTCCTTCTAAAGCAGATGCTGGCAAGTACCGATGTGCTGCTAAAAATAAAGTTGGCTACATTGAAAAGTTGATTGTGCTGGAAATTGGCCAGAAACCCACAATTTTTATCCATCCAAGAGAAGTAATTAAAACCATTATTGGGGAATCATTATCCCTTCACTGTCTTGCTGGTGGAATCCCCAAGCCAAACATTATATGGACAGTTCCTAGTGGCTTTGTCCTAAATCAGCCTCAAATTAATGGAAAATACATCCTACTGGAAAATGGTACCTTAGTTATCAAAGAAGCCACCATTAATGATAGAGGCAGTTATACATGCAAAGCTCACAACTATGTTGGTGATTCAACAGTAGTTGCCTTTGTCATTATTGTTGCACATCCACCACGGATTACAAATAGACAGCCACAGAATATTCACACAAAGGCTGGGGCAGCAGTTCAGCTTCACTGTATGGCACTGGGAATACCAAATCCAGAAATTACATGGGAACTGCCTGATCACTCATTGCTTTCCACAGGCAGCAAAGGTCAGCCATCTGGAAGCAAACGTCTTCATCCTCTAGGAACATTAACAATCCAAAATCCAAAATCATCAGATTCTGGAACATACAAGTGCATGGCTAAGAATCAGCTTGGCAGTGATTCCACAGTAACATACCTTCAAGTCATATGA